CTTGGAAATCTCTGCACTACTTCCAGGCAGCTTGTGGGAGCCCAGGATCCAAGGTAAAAGTCTAGATGATACAACTCTGCTTGTGAGCTTTAACCCATGGATGGAGTCAGCCCGATACCAAATTCATGTGGCCAGTTTCCTGAATGAAAAGAAGTGTAAAATGATCACACGTGATTTCACTGAGGTAATTACCTTCCTAAATTATACCCTCTGTGGTAATTTAGACAAATATTTAATGGTTGCTAAACAAGGACTTGGAGCCATGATGTAGGAGATATAACAAATGCACTTGAACATCAATTTTTCAAggaattattttcacagttttttaattgcctttggAGAGAGGAACTTTATTTCAGGAATTTGGTGAATAAAAGATCAGAAAGAGGTTTTTATAATGCAGTCTGTAAAcatctgcaaagaaaaccaaaatttgATACTTGACTATCTGGGATTTTATTACCTTTGTCAAGCCAATGCCTGGGGGATAAGACTAAATAAATCAACCAAAATTGAGATGCAAAGTTTCAATAAATCATTGAAGTAGTTCATCAAATGTGATGGCAGGGGGGAGGCgtgttaattaatttttttttttttagatcaagAATGAGTGGTTTTGTAACAGATGTTTCAGTCAAACTGAGAATCGATTCCTGTAGGTCTTAGCCTGTATTGTTCAGAAGCTCAAAGTAGATCCAGAGTGTCTTCTGACATAAGACATGTTCCCCTTCAGGCATCTGGGAGAGGAGAAATGCTGAATATTTGGTACCAGTCTCCACCCTTCCTTGGGGGAGGGCAGATATATTGTTCAGTTTGTTTaacctttcccttctttccacaCTTAAAACCCTTCATACTGCATGCACTGATACGTATTAAGTTATTACTGACACAGCATATTTCCTTGATAGAGGGGAATATAGCTCATTTTGGAGTATGTATCTGCTAATCATtgtaaagaatatatttagATTATCATGATACTGATTGTATACGGCAGGTAACAAGGGCAACTTATTTGTCTGTTCTAGCAGTGCTGACAGCTGTTTTTAATTAAGCAAGGAAGCTTGTTCATATTTATACATTAAATAACTGAAGACATATACATTGTTAAGAAACTGTAAGTTTAAGTTAACACATTTAAGTTACACCGTGTGCATCCGTAATTGTTTCCTGTTACCTGTGCAACCTTAGCCTGCTGTCTTAATTCTATTACAGTGTCTGTCACACAGGATACCTGCAGTGATGGTGGCCAGACCAATTATCCATTTTGTTCTGTGggattcttgtttaaaaaaaaaaaaaaaaaatccgctTCTTTGGACCACTCTATATTCTCATGTcaactccttttcttttttcctgctttcattccgttttcttccttcccttatAACTTGCATCTGATTTCTGCAGGGTGGACTACAACAGCAAGTGAATGTCACAATCAAAATAGAGAAGAACATAAGAGCTTGCTGCAACTACAAAATACAGGTAGGATCTCACTGTTGTCCCTATGTCCTTCACCAACAAGGCAATGAGCAGCTTAGGAATGTTATGGGGTCTTTGTACAATGTTTTGTTCTGAGATTGGCTAATCCCTAATTACATAGATCAGGGAAATAATGATTATGGctgaaagaacatttattttttttatatgggtATTCTTTGTAGACAGTGGCTTTTCTTTAGTATAGGGCTGCCAGAGACTATGGAGTGGGAATGGCAAGGGTGTAACCTCAGGAGCTCAATGCTGCCTTAATGTATTGAGTAAGAATTCTTGATGAATCTTCTTTTCTGAAGGGAAGTGGGAATTCTGTGTCCCTGTGCTAAAATACAGGGAATGTCGAGGCAGAGGGAAAGTAAAGTGGGAAACAAACTTGCTTTTAAGTatagcttctgttttctgaatttatttcaaCTGCAGATTCAGCCATTCTTTGCGAACTGTGACACAGACTGCCTGAGACACTCTGCTTTCATCCCATGTTCACCAGCTCCAAGtgagaaatgcttttctgtaaatTAGATTCCCATTGTCTTACAGATGAGAGCtgaatttttaatgtaactcttctcttttgcaggtACAGACCCATCAGGTAAGAAGTTCTTCCAATAACCTGAAActtttttgctgctcttttcctgtCATATAGAATAACAAATGATTCTCCCTGGGAATGACCCAATGGGCAGGAAATGTCCCCTTGTAACACTGGGTTCAGAATGAATTGTGTTAAGAGTTACTTCACTGATTTAACGAGGCAAGTATTTGTATGCAGTGTGAACcttaaagagaaatttttttagaGATACTTCACTTGCATAAAATTCTTTGAGAAACAGTTTTGACAAGAAGAGTcttaatataaaatactttctgtCACTTTGCTCGGTGTTAAAAAATTTGCATAATATAAAGCAGCTTTTGGAGAGAATAGCTTgcatatattcatttttatgaatgtCAAGATAAATCATGTGCATAATGATTTGACATCATTTTTTTTGGCTgcatgttttgggtttgtgtggtgggattttggtagtgggggagggggctacaggggtagctcctgtgagaagctgctagaagcttccctggctccaagtcagacccacctctgACCAAGGCCAACCCgatcagtgacggtggtagtaGTGCCTCTGAGATAATGTGTTTaagaggggaacctgcagtgagtagaGGGATcagaatgtgagagaaacccctgtgcagaaagcaaggtcagtgaaggaggagaggatgcctctgcagcctgtggtgagacaGACGGCAGGCTGTTCCCCCTCCAGCCCATGGAAgtgagcaggggagcagatgcccacctgcagcctggggaggactgGATGCCCTTGAAGttggccatgactccatgggaaagcccgtgctggagcagtccgTGACTGAAGATCAGCCCGCGGAAAGGCCCCATGCcggagaagttcgtgaaggactgtctcccgtgggagggaccccacgctggagcaggggaagagtgaggagtcctgcccctgaggaggaaggagcgacAGAGGCAACGTGTGacgaactgaccccaacccccattcccatgtgggagggagagaaaactgggagaggagttgagctgggaatgaaggaggggtggggggaaggtgttctaagatttgggtttacttctcattatccttgttttgaatGGTAGTAAATTCAATGATATTGTTTatccccaagttgagtctgtcttgcctgtgaccataagtggcAACTGATCCTTCCCTGTCCATGTcttgacacttaaaaaaaacaagtggttttttttatattttctcctcttcatcccGCCCAGGTGGGAGGAGTGAGGGagcagctttgtggtgctttgttgctgggtgagcttaaaccatgacactgcaAGAACACCTGTAAGGAGCTAGTTTGCCCAAGATGTAGTTTTTTTCAATCTGTaggtgtttttttatttttacatcacCCAAAATGgtgatgattttatttttaagatagaTTACATGAACAGGCAGGACATGGATGGCATGCCTGTCAAAGCTGGATAAACACTGCTATTTAGAGGAAGGTTATTgatctgtgttttcagtgtgCTGCACATATGGTTCTTTGTGGAGCAAGTTTATGGTGTAGAGCATCATCACAAAAGCAGGAATTCATTTTGAGAAGTGACTGTGATATGTTGTGAGGAGGAAGTGCTGGACCACCTGTGGTTTTGGGCAGAGCCAGGGTCCTTCTCCCTTGGCCCATGCTGCTCAAGAAACTTCTGTTCTTTGGTGAAACTCTATTTGTGTAAAGCAATGTCTGAGCACTATTCTTATACTGCAGGTGATATGATTATATGGCTCTACTGGTGTATCACTGGGATCTGTGTGTTACTGGTGGGATCAGTCATAGCAGGTGTGATTTGTATGACCAAAAAACGAGCAGGTAAGACTCATACCAGCTAGGAAGAAAAGATTCAATgctaaaactgtatttttcctacCTCTGTACCTATTCctattgctgttttcttccttgctgttctGATGTCTTGCCACTGAGATAATGCCTATATAAACACTTCCTTCTGTTTTACATTATAGGACTTGTAACATCCTAATACCATCCACCTAGTTAAGTAAAGCCTTCCATGGGTTATGCTGTCTGACACTCCATTTTCATAGCATTTCAGAGCtcctgaggggaaaaaggaacTTCATAGTTCAGCCATTTGTTTCCTGCAGATTGCTACAGatatcttttccatttatttttctcctgcattgCATAAGAGTTTTGCAGGATAGAAGCTTCCTGTTTGTCCAGACTGTAGTCTTTCCCCTGTCCCCCGAAGTGTCTACAATATTCATTTTTATACTATTTTGAGCTTAAATAGTGTTTTTCAATTAAGATGGAAGAAGAAAGACAGGACACAGAGGCTGACATTGAACGGGTTGGAAAATTGGGTGCTTAAGGACTAATTCCTAGTCTTTTGTGCTGCAACCATGAGGCTGTTATCACAGGAAAACTGTACAACTCACtattttgatgttttgtttggtttttgtttgttgttgggtttgggttttttttaccagagAGGAGTAATTGGAAAtctttttggaaaatttctTAACATCAAACTTGTCCCTAGCTACATCTTATAGATATTTTAGTAGCCTCTTCAGAGAAGCCTCTTAAGAAAAAGCTATCTTTAAAAAAGCCTCTTCTTCTTAAGGAGAGGTAGCAGAACAATTGGGGGTTCTGTACTTCTTGAGGCTGGCTGGATCTggggaagatgaagaaaattggttttgagtgcattccttctcctttcaaagggaaaatgtaGTAAAGTACATAGCAAAATTGGCTGTAGAAGAGTCTTTattaatttagtattttttttaattaggcttCTCCCTCCCCATGGTTTTATCCCTGCacagttaaagatttttttttaatctaatctTTGGAAGGTGTTGTCATTTTAAGGGTTTAAtcttatttcatgttttcagaacTGACAGTTACTTTCTCTTCCAGGACGCTGGCGAGGGAAATGCAACCACAATGATTTGCAAACTGGTAAGATGTCCTGCCTGTGTTTTATCAAGCACATGTAATGCATTCTGGAAGTCTCACACAATTCTCCAGAAGGGGCTTTCATAGGCTCTACTACTCTATAGGtgcttcttaaaaacaaaaaggtagCCTTAGGATCTTCCTGTTTAGCTAAAAGAAACTTTGTATATGGAATTTGGAATGCTCTATTTGCCAGATGGGATATAACTGCTTTGTAAAGTGATGAGGCTTTTGACCCAGCTGAGGCTGTACTGGCAAAAGAACCTTTGCTAATCATCTAAGCCATAGCAATAGGAGattgttttggggtgggtgcACTCAGCTCTCCAGCAGAGAATGTATCTACATTTGTAAGCCTCTTGAAGCTGGTGTATTACTTTTGTGTGATCAAATTCCATGAACCATCCAGGCATTACTACAAATCACAGCTCCACTGTCTCGACTTTCATATTAAATTTCTACAATGAGATGTTGTCTGCATATGTTGCCAAAATAGCTTCCAAACTTGTAGCCAATAGAACGTTTTGTTAATATTCTCCTATGCTGATTGCTGCTGGCTTATGCCATTACAATTTCAGGAATGTGTCTGGgatgaatatttttctgtctttcagcagCACCATATACCGACCTTCCTTTGCCACCCTTGAAGCCCCGGAAGGTTTGGATTGTGTACTCTGCTGATCACCTGCTGTATGTGGATGTGGTGCTGAAGTTCGCAGAGTTTCTGATGACGGTCTGTGGCACTGCTGTAGCCTTAGATCTGCTAGAAGATCATCAGATCTCAGAGTTAGGGGCGTTACCCTGGCTTACTCgacagaagaaggaaatggaagaCCTGTCTTCAAAGATCATCATCTTATGTTCACGGGGCGCTCAGGCCAAATGGCAGGCCATGCTTGGGAGTGAGCCTGTGTGTCTCAAGCAAGATCAGCAAAAGCCAATGGGAGACCTGTTCACCCCAGCCTTGAATTTGATCCTGCCAGATTTCAAGAAGCCAGCCTGTTTTGGAATGTATATAGTCTGCTATTTTGAGGGGATAAGTAGTGAGAAAGATATACCTGATCTGTTCAATGTCACATCCAGGTACCAACTGATGGAAAAGTTTGAGGATATTTATTTTCGGATTCAGGATTTGGAGAAGTTTGAACCTGGGCGCATCCATCGAATCCGGGAAATCACAGCTGAAAATTACATCGATACCCCTAGTGGGAGGAAGTTGAAAGAGGCAGTACAAAAGTTCAAGAACTGGCAGACAGAGCACCCAGACTGGTTTGAGAGTGAAACCATCTGCTTGGATAATGATGAAGAGTTGCAGTCCCTAAACAGAGAGAGCCAGGTGGATTCATTGCTAAGTGAACCGGGTGGAATTGTGAAACACCAGCTGCACCTACGGGAGCCTGACCCGGACTGTTGTTATGTCATCAACCTCCACATGCATGAAGGTGAAAGTAGAGGCTGTAAACTGCAACCTCAACTTAATCCTTGTGGGGATCCAACTTCTCAGACTATGGTCCTTCCTATGGATGAGGCTCCTCTAGTTCAGGTACTGGAGCCAGTCTCTTCCATTGAAGATAGAAATATACTTGGTCATCATGTGCTGAGTAATGAGGACTGTATGGAAGGAGTTCCTCTTCTGGAGACAAGCTTTCCAATGAGGAATAATATCATCCTCCACAGCGACTCTGAAGTTTCAGCAACAGATGACCAGAGTCCTGCAAATCTCTCAGGTGAACTGAGACACCATCTGAATGGACTCATATATTCCCTTTATCAGCAGAGCATCATTCCTTCAGAGCCACCTCTCTGCCAAGAGGAGACTGAGAAGCAACACCAGCTGGTCTTTGATGACCAATGCAAAGACCAAAGACAGTCAGTGCAGTCAGACCAGGGCTACATCTCTAGATgttctcctctgcctcctgaTGACcttgtggaggaggaggaggatgaggaagaagaggaggaggatcaGGAAAAACAAGTGGTCTTCCATGAACTCTCACCAGAGGTCTTGAGCAGTCTAAAgagcctccagcagcagctgtttttccaGGACATTCAACAGAGCTCTGACTGGGGGTATCCAGCTGAGGTGATGGATGTTGGCCAATCTTTGGAGCAGTGTTAGGCTCTATCTGTGACCTGCTCAATTTGAAATACAGGGGTAGAAGGTGGTACCATGCACAGTGCTGAAATTGCATTCCCTGCACCATCCTTGTCCTTGTATTATAAATGACTTACTGGTGGGATCTTCCTGTCTGCTGCTAGGAGGCAGGATTGCCCAGCAGACTGGTAACGTTGCTTCCAATCTCTGTGGAGAGAAGCAGCTAATATTAGCTGCTCCTGTGAAAGAACAGGCAGTAGTTCTGTTCCTTGGGGGGACATGTATTACATTGAGTCCTCACTGATGGATGGCAGAAAAATTATTGTGGCTCATCCACTTGTGCCTTCAAAATGTCCTCCAGCTCCACTGGTTCTATTGCACTGGATAAAAGTCACGGCCAGGGTTTGGAAGATAGATTTAGATAACGTGTCAGAATCTGCAttgccattttaaaacacattttaaatattttgttgtaaatACTGTGTTAAAGATGTGTGCCTTAAACTTCAGCTCAGTTAGGGCTGTCTCTACCTGGTTGATACATGTctctggagattttttttcttttttcttttgctgctcaTTCACTCATTTACATCTGCATTTCCATGGCCATTCAGAAATCAAGTGGAGTAACTGAGCAGTTAGTGGGATGAACTTTTAAATTAGGAGTCTCCGTAACTCTCCCTACCTCCCTACTGGGAGGTATGGGCTTGAAAACCAGCAAtaggaggaagggggaaaaagggatAATGGACCAAAAACTGGGATTCAGGCTTATTATACAATTATAGGAAGAACCTGGGGCTCAATACAGAATTACTGGATCAGGGGAATCTGGTGTATTCTATAAcatgctgctgcagtgctgtttgcttttggaCATCTTGGCACCAGGAAGACTTGAACTGAAGATGTAGATAGTGACACACAATTAAGGAAATGAAAGACTATTTTGCGGGATAAAAAAAGTGTAGCTTTAGCAGATGCTCTTTTAGAGTGGAGATTATAACTGAGTTAGGGGGAGGCTGAGCTAAAATGAGTGTAAGATGTACTTATGTGGGTATAAACTCAAGCACAGGTCGTTCAGGTTAACCattgtgaaatatttaatagaCTAAGGCGTTCATCTTCCAGGAGCAGTGATGGTTAACTGTGTCAAttccagtgttttttaaaaaaatgggctTGATGCACTAGAAAAAATTGTTCCCTGCGAGTGATTGCATGTTGGCCCATGTAGCACTGACTGGGTAGCGGACTAGTTGAGGCTGGCATTTACCCTATTTGTTATCATGGTTTCTGAAGTCCAGCCCACTGATAACAGCCTGTGAGATGTGAATACATCCAGGCCTTTCTCCTTTGTGTTCAGACAAGCTTGTCATCTTCCTGTGCTTCTAAGCTTACTTGTCAAAAAATcttaagataattttatttcagctttttaaaaatctcatatCTCAGAAGATAATCTGTTCTTTTGACTTGCAACCAATATTGtattatgtatattttataattttatttgtttataacttgtgttttgtttcttaaattaaaaaacaagaatattttttggATATATTTACTTAAACACTTTTATGTCCTCAATTCTGCCTAACTCCTTATGTTagtatttattacagaaatctGAGGCAAAACTGAGAGCCAGTACTAAACTGGCTGACAAATGCTGAAATGTTCCTGCAAAGTGTTGCAGCTGTATCCAGTTGAGTGGGGTATGGCTGAGAGCCCTCATGTGGAAAGTGCATGTTCCTTCAAAGTGAGtgttaaagaaaggaaatgtctCTAATTTCTGTGCAGGGCTGCTCAGTGAGGCAGGACTGTTAagacagcttgctttctctgcagccaGAGGCCTCGAAAGACTAACAAAGGGCCAGTCCCTGCATAGATCCAAACTTAAGACCAGGTGCCACCTTTGTTTCCTGTCTGTATAGGACCTGACCCAACAGGAGCTAACCAAGAGGCAGCTGTGATCTCAGTGCTTCTCCAGTGAGAACTCGTTTCTCAGATTATATGAATAATTGTCATCCTGATGATCCCATTtcttaaagggtttttttttcttacagcaatTAAGAtgtaaatctgattttttttttcccatgagcCTTTTTCAAGTGGTATGAATTCCTATAAATCGTTTAAATAGGAAGCTCAGAAGTGTCATCTGGATTTTCTTGCCTTAGTCATTTGCTTCTCAAATAACTCCCTTGGTGTTACAGCTTTTAGAACTTGCTTTCACTTACAAGAAGTTTGAGGGAAAAATCCAGACGCTATTTTAGCAATCAAACATAAGGAAATCAAGTAACTTTAATGCATCTGTTGGTCCCTGAATGCAAAATTGAATAGCCCAGCAAGACTcaaaggaggggagaaaaaaaagatcaaaatcaGTCACaagtttctaattttattttaacaatcttgctttttaaaaaatacaagttcTGATTAATGCCAGGGGGATGCCAAGTGTCCACTGGCCACAGGCCTTATCTCTCACTTCAGTTTACCCTCCTGGGAGTAGTCACCTCTTTTTGTCAGGGtagcaaagagaaagcaataaaatactaaataacTGAGTTGCGTTACAAGGCTTGTAACAGAATCCCAAGGGACCTATGTCCTATGGCACAACTTTGTTTAGCAAAGTGTTATTGACCTGGACCAGTAATTTAATGTTGGCAGAATATACAGTAGGTGTGCAAGGTGCATCGGGTGAGGTATTGTTTGCACTTTAATGGTACCCCTATCTCTCTCTTCTGCAAACGGATCTATTATGTGGCAGAAGCGTTTAAATGGAAGTGAGAGCTCAATTACAGAAGAGAAGGGAATTCAAAAGGAGGAGCAGGCTTATCAACAAGACATTGAAGAGCTTTAAATGTTTCTCTG
The nucleotide sequence above comes from Buteo buteo chromosome 19, bButBut1.hap1.1, whole genome shotgun sequence. Encoded proteins:
- the IL17RA gene encoding interleukin-17 receptor A isoform X1, translated to MAGAEPRRLPLLLLLVFPSSPVGAALRLLLGAAPPFTCSQPDLNCLVRNSTCMEASWLRFTPWTPSAPSSLHVSSDVFRQTDGKLLPVLRIEWKVATDASIRCLQGAELAVMQVDSNQQICAQFDFQNNLPLQVRPDGGRWNFTFDRFEVEPGQTYQVTVYHLPKLSVNGDYNCKSTSFTMPDCKDSLMKRTIPCIKTGSLWEPRIQGKSLDDTTLLVSFNPWMESARYQIHVASFLNEKKCKMITRDFTEGGLQQQVNVTIKIEKNIRACCNYKIQIQPFFANCDTDCLRHSAFIPCSPAPSTDPSGDMIIWLYWCITGICVLLVGSVIAGVICMTKKRAGRWRGKCNHNDLQTAAPYTDLPLPPLKPRKVWIVYSADHLLYVDVVLKFAEFLMTVCGTAVALDLLEDHQISELGALPWLTRQKKEMEDLSSKIIILCSRGAQAKWQAMLGSEPVCLKQDQQKPMGDLFTPALNLILPDFKKPACFGMYIVCYFEGISSEKDIPDLFNVTSRYQLMEKFEDIYFRIQDLEKFEPGRIHRIREITAENYIDTPSGRKLKEAVQKFKNWQTEHPDWFESETICLDNDEELQSLNRESQVDSLLSEPGGIVKHQLHLREPDPDCCYVINLHMHEGESRGCKLQPQLNPCGDPTSQTMVLPMDEAPLVQVLEPVSSIEDRNILGHHVLSNEDCMEGVPLLETSFPMRNNIILHSDSEVSATDDQSPANLSGELRHHLNGLIYSLYQQSIIPSEPPLCQEETEKQHQLVFDDQCKDQRQSVQSDQGYISRCSPLPPDDLVEEEEDEEEEEEDQEKQVVFHELSPEVLSSLKSLQQQLFFQDIQQSSDWGYPAEVMDVGQSLEQC
- the IL17RA gene encoding interleukin-17 receptor A isoform X2, which codes for MAGAEPRRLPLLLLLVFPSSPVGAALRLLLGAAPPFTCSQPDLNCLVRNSTCMEASWLRFTPWTPSAPSSLHVSSDVFRQTDGKLLPVLRIEWKVATDASIRCLQGAELAVMQVDSNQQICAQFDFQNNLPLQVRPDGGRWNFTFDRFEVEPGQTYQVTVYHLPKLSVNGDYNCKSTSFTMPDCKDSLMKRTIPCIKTGSLWEPRIQGKSLDDTTLLVSFNPWMESARYQIHVASFLNEKKCKMITRDFTEGGLQQQVNVTIKIEKNIRACCNYKIQIQPFFANCDTDCLRHSAFIPCSPAPSTDPSGDMIIWLYWCITGICVLLVGSVIAGVICMTKKRAGRWRGKCNHNDLQTAPYTDLPLPPLKPRKVWIVYSADHLLYVDVVLKFAEFLMTVCGTAVALDLLEDHQISELGALPWLTRQKKEMEDLSSKIIILCSRGAQAKWQAMLGSEPVCLKQDQQKPMGDLFTPALNLILPDFKKPACFGMYIVCYFEGISSEKDIPDLFNVTSRYQLMEKFEDIYFRIQDLEKFEPGRIHRIREITAENYIDTPSGRKLKEAVQKFKNWQTEHPDWFESETICLDNDEELQSLNRESQVDSLLSEPGGIVKHQLHLREPDPDCCYVINLHMHEGESRGCKLQPQLNPCGDPTSQTMVLPMDEAPLVQVLEPVSSIEDRNILGHHVLSNEDCMEGVPLLETSFPMRNNIILHSDSEVSATDDQSPANLSGELRHHLNGLIYSLYQQSIIPSEPPLCQEETEKQHQLVFDDQCKDQRQSVQSDQGYISRCSPLPPDDLVEEEEDEEEEEEDQEKQVVFHELSPEVLSSLKSLQQQLFFQDIQQSSDWGYPAEVMDVGQSLEQC
- the IL17RA gene encoding interleukin-17 receptor A isoform X4, whose amino-acid sequence is MEASWLRFTPWTPSAPSSLHVSSDVFRQTDGKLLPVLRIEWKVATDASIRCLQGAELAVMQVDSNQQICAQFDFQNNLPLQVRPDGGRWNFTFDRFEVEPGQTYQVTVYHLPKLSVNGDYNCKSTSFTMPDCKDSLMKRTIPCIKTGSLWEPRIQGKSLDDTTLLVSFNPWMESARYQIHVASFLNEKKCKMITRDFTEGGLQQQVNVTIKIEKNIRACCNYKIQIQPFFANCDTDCLRHSAFIPCSPAPSTDPSGDMIIWLYWCITGICVLLVGSVIAGVICMTKKRAGRWRGKCNHNDLQTAAPYTDLPLPPLKPRKVWIVYSADHLLYVDVVLKFAEFLMTVCGTAVALDLLEDHQISELGALPWLTRQKKEMEDLSSKIIILCSRGAQAKWQAMLGSEPVCLKQDQQKPMGDLFTPALNLILPDFKKPACFGMYIVCYFEGISSEKDIPDLFNVTSRYQLMEKFEDIYFRIQDLEKFEPGRIHRIREITAENYIDTPSGRKLKEAVQKFKNWQTEHPDWFESETICLDNDEELQSLNRESQVDSLLSEPGGIVKHQLHLREPDPDCCYVINLHMHEGESRGCKLQPQLNPCGDPTSQTMVLPMDEAPLVQVLEPVSSIEDRNILGHHVLSNEDCMEGVPLLETSFPMRNNIILHSDSEVSATDDQSPANLSGELRHHLNGLIYSLYQQSIIPSEPPLCQEETEKQHQLVFDDQCKDQRQSVQSDQGYISRCSPLPPDDLVEEEEDEEEEEEDQEKQVVFHELSPEVLSSLKSLQQQLFFQDIQQSSDWGYPAEVMDVGQSLEQC
- the IL17RA gene encoding interleukin-17 receptor A isoform X3 encodes the protein MAGAEPRRLPLLLLLVFPSSPVGAALRLLLGAAPPFTCSQPDLNCLVRNSTCMEASWLRFTPWTPSAPSSLHVSSDVFRQTDGKLLPVLRIEWKVATDASIRCLQGAELAVMQVDSNQQICAQFDFQNNLPLQVRPDGGRWNFTFDRFEVEPGQTYQVTVYHLPKLSVNGDYNCKSTSFTMPGSLWEPRIQGKSLDDTTLLVSFNPWMESARYQIHVASFLNEKKCKMITRDFTEGGLQQQVNVTIKIEKNIRACCNYKIQIQPFFANCDTDCLRHSAFIPCSPAPSTDPSGDMIIWLYWCITGICVLLVGSVIAGVICMTKKRAGRWRGKCNHNDLQTAAPYTDLPLPPLKPRKVWIVYSADHLLYVDVVLKFAEFLMTVCGTAVALDLLEDHQISELGALPWLTRQKKEMEDLSSKIIILCSRGAQAKWQAMLGSEPVCLKQDQQKPMGDLFTPALNLILPDFKKPACFGMYIVCYFEGISSEKDIPDLFNVTSRYQLMEKFEDIYFRIQDLEKFEPGRIHRIREITAENYIDTPSGRKLKEAVQKFKNWQTEHPDWFESETICLDNDEELQSLNRESQVDSLLSEPGGIVKHQLHLREPDPDCCYVINLHMHEGESRGCKLQPQLNPCGDPTSQTMVLPMDEAPLVQVLEPVSSIEDRNILGHHVLSNEDCMEGVPLLETSFPMRNNIILHSDSEVSATDDQSPANLSGELRHHLNGLIYSLYQQSIIPSEPPLCQEETEKQHQLVFDDQCKDQRQSVQSDQGYISRCSPLPPDDLVEEEEDEEEEEEDQEKQVVFHELSPEVLSSLKSLQQQLFFQDIQQSSDWGYPAEVMDVGQSLEQC